A segment of the Canis lupus baileyi chromosome 21, mCanLup2.hap1, whole genome shotgun sequence genome:
GGAGTGGGCGTCGGGGTCAAGGAGGCCTTCCCCTCAGCAGCCCGACCCTCAGCTCTCCTGGGACACAGCCCTGTCTTGGGTTCTCCTTCCCTTCCCGGAGCGCTGGGGGAAGGAGCTGGGTGGGGCCTGCACGGGACCTTCCTGCTGGGGGACAAGACCCATTCTCCTGCCAGgagtccccccacccctgcccccagcccagcctgcacCCACCTGGAGGGTGGTGGGGGTCCAGAAGCCTCTGCTTCTCCGGGGGCCTGGGATCCTGCTGAACTAGAACAGGTTGGGCCTATAGGACAGGAccttgagagggagagggggccGGCTCCTGGCACAGGCACCCAGGGACCTGCCCAGCCGGCTCTCCCAGTCCTGCGGTCCCACCGTTATTGTTGGCAGGGGGCTGCCACCACTGCCACAGCTACCTGACCCCTTGGCAAGGACTGAGAGCTCTGGACGGCCAGCCAGCCACCCGGCTCTGCCCCAGAGCCCTTCACCCATGGGCCCTCACGGTCACCACGAAGGGCTGGCTGCATCCCCTCAGACAGGCCAGGACAGAGGACACTTTCAGGAAACTGTCTCCCATGGAACAAGGTCCAGCCTCCTCTGGGTCAGACCTCACCCTGCCTGACATTCTAGACCCTTCCTATATATTGGTAGGAGACTGGCTACcctgtgtggtggggagggggacaggggatTGGGAAGGTGTGTTCGCTGGCCAGAGGGGTTGGCCCAGGGCCTCGCCCAGAGCCCTGCACCACATGCCCAAAGTGGAGCAGGCCCCGTGTGTCCCAGGTGTCCTGGAGTTCAGGTACTCAGCTTGGAAACCCCACCCTCCACGGCCATTCAACCCTGAGATCAGCCCCACACCAGCTGCGTCACCATGGAGTGGAGATGCAAACGCCACCTTTTGTAAAcatttcttggtttttatttagCAAGGATCTTGGTCCCAATATTTTCACTGGCCCTTGGAAAGTTAGGCCCAAGGGTCAGTCCGCAGACCTCAGGACAAAGCACAGCAAACATATGGGTCCTGGCCAGAGAGGTGGGCAAACCCCTGGAGGCCCACGAGTGCCTTTAGGGGAAGGCCTCAGGGCTGGCTGGCAGGCCCTGAATGTCAGACTCAAGGAGAACCTGACCTGAAGTACAGACATTGGCCAGGGAGACACACACGAGTGAAGGAGGCAGGGGCTGAGCTGTGGCATTTATTACATCTGctttggcaaaaataaataattcttcacATATGTTCCTCAGCAAAACATGTCAAacgaggagggaggagcaggtgcaaAGTTCTCAGAAGTAATACTGCTTGGACTAGGGGGCCCCAGGTGCTGGGGGCCCCGCCCTCTGCCCCAactctggggcggggcctggggggagATGAAGGCACAGGTGAGGGCAGGGGTCTTGGGTACCCTCCCTACAGGGGCAGCGAGGGAGTGGTTGGTGGAAGGGTTGACCACAAGTCCCCTTCTAGCAGCCGTGAAGGGCCCCATCTTCTGACTCCTGCAGGGGTGAGAGAGAGGCCCGGGAGGGGGATCTCagcccatcccagggccccacctCACAGGGCAGGGAAGCTGGGGGGCCCAGCCCTCAGCACTGGGACCCCAGGGGGCTGGGACAGGTGGTGCAAGGGTGCTCAGCACGGGGGCGAGGAGGGTGGGAGCTGTGAGGGCCTAGGGGCAGGACCAGCGCCAGCAGGCATGCGCAGGGCGTCAGGTGGGAAGGCCACGTTGGTGCAAAAAAGGCCCAGCAGCAGCTGGCGCTGGCATTCCTCCCACTTGGCCAGCGCGTCCCCTAGCGAGAGGTTGTTGCGCATCCAGCTGGGCAGCGCCTCGCTGTAGGCAGCACAGGACAGCGGCACGGAGGGCAGGGACTGGGTGCGGCGGAGCTCCATCTGCTCAGACAGCCTGCGGTGGGGCGGGATGGAGGCGGGAGGGCTTTAGCAGAGGCCACTGAGGCTTCAGGCCCTGGGTAGACGCAACAGTGACAGGGGCTCACCTGGAGGGCAGGTGGCTTCCCAGCTTCCTCTTGGCACGCATCACCAGGTACTGGCAGATGCTACCCGTCTGCTCCTTCATCCACCGGATGTCCTCAGGGACGTCAGGCAGCCACTCCAGCAAGCTGGGCCGGGCGGGGAGGCATGGCCGAGGGTCTATGGCTCGGCCCTCATGCCATGCCCCGTCTAGCCCCGCCTGTGCCCCAGCTTCTGGAACCCCTGATGTGGCATCTCTGCAGCCCCCCCACCTGTAGCCTTTTCTCCAGGTGACTTCCACTCATGGATAACCCCAAAGTCTggtcccctgctccctgccccaacCCCCCCTAGTCCACTCACCGGATGGTAAAGGACACAGCACTCTCCAGAGGCAGAGTGTAGGGCACCATCATGGCAGTGGCCAGACGCACGGGCAACATGTTGGAGAAGGTGCTCAGCAGATCCTTGGGCTCTATGCAGGCCtccagcagggctgggggagacGCAGGAGGGAAGCTGACCGCCGCTGCGGAGGCCGGGACCTCTCTGGCCTCAGAGCCCCCCAGCAGCCGGGAGCTCCcatgcacccccacccctacGTCCACACACCTTCATTGAGCCGCGCGGGCAGATGTTCCAGGATATGATCCTCCAGGGCTGGCTGTGAGTGGCTGTTCACTAGGGCTCTCTCTGTGGCCTCCTGGTTGTCCTCCACATCCTCGTCCTTGGGGGCATGGGGGTGTGCAGGGGGCAGCGCCAGCAGGGGGTTGGGTCGgttcaggaggcctgggtggggacCCCCGACAGGTGATCAGCACTGCGGCAGGGACAGCAGTACAGAGCCACGGTTCCCACCCGCCCACAGCTGCTCAGGGCAGCACCCACGCACCGTTCCGCCTCAGGAAACGCAGGCCATCCCGATAGCCCTGCTTGCACATCTCCCGCAGCACCTGAGGCAGGGACGGTAAATTAGAGCAGGGTGCCACATGTCCCCTGTTCTGCCCCCCTTGAGTCCCTGGCGTCCCCACAACCCCTCTGCTCCACTAAGTTCACGTGGACCCAGCTGGACAGGCCCGCAGGCCACAgcactctgtcccagccctgaGAAGGTGCTGTCCAGACCCCACCCCAGTCTGGTCCCTCCAAGAAGGCCATCTGACAGCTTACCCACCCCTCAACCCCCAGCACTCAGCGAGGAGAGGCCCTGCAGGCCGGCCCCCCAGCGCAGGGCTGGCCGGGCAGACCCACCGTGGGCTCGGGCGGGAACAGGGCCTTGGACAGGCGGTAGAGATTGCGTAGGTTGAACTGGATGCTGGTGTTGGTCACCCGGAGCTCATGGATGTTGGTGGAGCTGTCCTGCGGGCAGATGTCACTCTCTCCCGAAAAGGGGGACACAGTGATGGTGTTCTTGAGCTCGTACAGGGGCAGGTTGTCTGAGATGCCGCCGTCAACATAGCGCTGCAGCCGGGACACACAGTCACACAGGGAGATGCCTGAAGACCCACTGGACTACCTTGGGCCCTACCCAGTGGCTACTTCCCTTGGGCCTTTCACCCAGTGGGCACTGGGCACTGGCCACGGGCCTGGCTGACTATTGAGCAGATGGCTAGGCCTAGGGGGGTGGGGTAGAGACAGCCACGGGAAGTATGTGTCTCTGGGGACCTGCCGAGCTGTTGAGCAACTCGAGGGAAGTGAGGCAACAGGCAGTGGGGCAGTGAGGGGTTGGGGGGCACCGACGGCCTTCTTCCCCACTGCCCAGGAAATGTGCCAGGGGATACTTACTACGCCCTGGAGGGAGGGCGGGATGAGGCCACAGTACACGGGGATGAATGTGCTGCACACATTGGCCTGTGGGGCGGGGACACGGAAGGAGTGGTGAGCAGGAGCCCAGGGTTGGTCGTGCACCCCAGGTGCTGCCCCAGCAGGGCTCACCTGGATGAGCTCGTCCTTGGAGTGGAAATGGGATATGATGACGTTCTCGCCATCAGAAACACGGGTCAGGGAGATGCCCAGGCGCCCGCTGGCACGCTCATGGCTGTCAGCGGGAAGGGTCTTGAGAAGACAACTCCGGATGGTCTTCACCAGGTTGAAGGAGGGGTGCAGAGGACCCAGGAACCGCTTCCGCGCTTCCTTGGACACTGCGATGATGTTGGCACCTGCCTCGCCTGGGTCAGAAGGGCCAAGGGTCAAGGGCCGGCACTCCTGGCTTAGCACACGCCCCACGGCTCCACTCCCGGGGGCCCACAGCACGTGGACATGTGGCATCTCCACCCACCCTGGAGAACTCCCAGGGCGGGCCTGGAGCCTGGCCCACAACCGGGACTTTTGCTACCTGTCCCTGGAGAGACAGAGTCAGGCTACTGCCCCAGGAGAGCTGACAGCTGTAGCCAAGGCCTGCCCACTGCCCAGTATTTCCCAACTGCTTGGTCCGATCCATGAGTCATTGGGCCCGGCCTGGCGTGGCCCCTAGCCTgggaaggcagaggttcaaccttGACCAGCCTCAGCCTTCACCCACTTGGCCAGATCCAGATCCAGGGAGTCCAGCACAGGCCTGTGGGTATGAGGCTGGAAAGAGTAGGGTCCCACCATCCCTAAGAAACCATGACTGTGACCCACTGCAGCCAAGAACAAGCACCTGCCATGGTGCTTCTTGGGGGCCCAGGAGTGTTGGCCTCACCAAAGGCAGAGCAGGGGCCCAGGAGCGGTCACAGAGTTGGGGGGCCTTGGGGAAAGCTGCACATCACATTATCCTGCTCAGAAGTGGGGCCAGAACCTGCCATGCTGTGGGGACTGCAGCTACGCAAGCCCACTCATGAGAAAGAGGcttcctgggggtgggaggagatggTGCTCTGGGACCCATGTCCTCCACTACACACCAGGGAGCCAGGTGTGTCCTGAGACTGGCACACAAATCTGAGAGACAGTGGCCTGAAAGCTTCCAAGACAGGGAGGGCAGGGCCACAGAGGTGAACCCCTAGGTCCCCAGGATGGAGAGCTCTGCTCCTTCATACCACCCTCCTCAGGGCAAAGGTCATGGGCAGGGGGCAGCGGAGAACACTGGACAGGCTCCCACTGGGCAGGGCATTTGAGAACCTGATGACCCTTCTGTCACCCTGGCTACCCTGGTAGTTGGGGGCTGGGCACCATGCCCAGAACTCCTGAAGTACTCCGTGTGCTGTAAACAGCACTTGCAGGCGCCTGCCGGAAGTGTGTGTGAGTGGAGAAGCCCATCCCAGCACACAGACACGACAGCCCTGCTGTTGCACGACGGCCCATGGGGCTGGAAAGTCCTGAAgcacctcccaccccagggaGTGTGGGCAGAAAACTCCGGCCAGCCCTGGGGACCCAGGCCCACAGTGGGCGGCTGCACGGaaggagcggggaggggagggcctgcCGTGCCCGGGCCTGACCCGCAGGGCTCccctcccagatgccccaggaggCACATGCCACAGTACCCAAATCCTCTTAAGAGGCCGCCCTCGTACAGGGCCGCGGGGACAGCGCAGCCTGGGACAGCACAGCCCCAGGACGCGGTGACCGCTGGCACCCAGGCCGCCGCCGACTACGGGGGCGCTGaggcccctcccccggcccgcggtcccgcccacggGTTACTTTCTCTTCCCGACGACATCTCTCGGCTGCACCTGCCAGCGCCTCCAGCCTCTGCGCTCCGAGCCGCGGCCCCAAAGGCGCGCGTGGCCGCACCCCAATCCCCGGGCGCCCCGGAGCCAAACAaaccaggccccgccccccgccggctcCCGGCTCGGGTCTCCGTCCGgtgacccctcccctccccgccgccccgcggcccggcccgctGCTCACCCAGGCAGGCTCCGGTCACCAGCGCCGTGGCCGTGAGCGCCCCGGCCGAGGCCCCGTAGATGTGCGTGGCGTTGGCCACCAGGAAGGGCGCGTGCTCGCGGAGGCAGGAGGCCACGCCGATGTGGTAGACGCCGAGGAAGCCGCAGCCCGCGAACGAGATGTTCCACGTCGCCTCCCGGGGGAACATCgccgcggcccccggccccggggcTGCCGCGCACCGCGCGCTCCGCTCGCTccggggcccggcccggccccgccgccgctcCAGCTCGGGGTCCCCGCCGGCCGAGGCGGAGACGCTGCGGGGgccggcgggcgcggcggggcttttagcgggggcgggggcggggccggctcgCGCCGCCCAATCGGAGCGCGTGGGGAACGGCCGCGCCCTCCGGgggccccgagccccgcccccgccccgacgccggccccggggggaggggcgaccccgggcccggggcgcgcggAACCCGCCGGCAGGCTGGCGAGGGGAGCGCCCCGGGGTCTTCCCGCCCCCTCCTCGGGGTCCGCCTACGACACCCACTCGGGACCCTGGGGAGCTCGCCCCACGGCAGggaccccgcccctccccccccaccccgtgactCATCCGCAGACTGACCCATAAACGTCTGGGATGCAAATCGTACGCAGCTTCCAGAGCTGACACTAGCGCTGTAGACCCCGGGCTGACCTCAGCCCCAGCTGCCCGCGGCCtcagcccccccccctccccccagctggCGACGAACCTGGATTGTCCTAGCGTCCGACCTCGGCTCCTCAGGGTGTGGGGTCTACCGGGCTGTGACtcgggccctgccctgcccccgctAATTGCCCCAGCAGGTGGAGCATCCCAGTGATGTCACTCTCCCGCCCCTTTTCcgcatttttctcctttctatgtTGTTGGGCAGCATAGCCTGGTTTGCTTCCAGGAGCCAGCCCTGAGcctcaccccacctccccagcaaGGGGCTGGTTGTTGCTGGGGTGGTGGGATGCCTCTGTCTCCCCAGGAACACCCACTCCCTAGGCAGGAGCTTGGCTCAAGGCCCGGACGCTGCCAGGGCTGTGGACTTGGGATTGCCCCCGACGACACAGGCCCAGGCTCAGGCTGAGAAGCCAGAGTGGGGCTGCCCCCGGGCAGGCCCATCATCTATCCCACAGCTTGCTGTCAGCCACCTGTACTTGGCACTGACCTCGCGTCTGGCAGAGGGGCCAGCGCAGGATGCAGCAAGTTCAATCCAGACCAAGCCCTACTGGGGGGTGGGCGTGGGGAGACACTGTTTACAGAAGCTCAAAACGAGGACtgaggcatccctgggtggcgcagcggtttggcgcctgccttcggcccagggcacgatcctggagacctgggatttatgggctcctggtgcatggagcctgcttctccctctgcctgtgtctctgcctctctgtgactatcataaataaataaattaatttaaaaaaaaaaacgaggacTGAGAGGGGACGGGGTGTGGGGGCAGTAATCCAGAACCGTCACAGGGCTGCCCAGCTGCCCAAGAGCAGGCACAGGGCCCTGGGCATGGCGAGGTAGGGAGAGGGGAGCCCAGGCCTGGGTACCAGGAAAGAGGAAAGACCTAGATGAGAGTGTTCTATATATAGTTTTGAGAGTACAGATCTGTTGCCTCTGGTTAGGTTTTCTCCTAGGTGTCTCGTGGGttttgtgcaattgtaaatgggatccagtctttaatgtctttcttctgtctcattgttggtgtacagaaatgcaactgatgtgagcaccggggtggctcagtcagttgagtgtctgccttcggctcaggtcatgatcccggacacctgggattgagccccacatagggctccttgctcagtgtggagtctgcccacagtctctctctgtgtctctctcatgaataaatgaataaaatcttaaaaaaataaaaaaacccagatgtggtatatgtatatagaatggaatattagtcatcagaaagaatgaaatcttgctgtttgcaaggCTGTGGTTAGAACTACAGGGTAtgatgctaagcgaaataagtcagagaaagacaattatctttaaattttatttattttaaagattttatttatttattcatgagagacacacagagagaggagagagagagggagagagggagagggagaagcaggctccacgcagggagcctgacgtgggactggatcctgggtctccaggatcagaccctgggctgaaggtggagctaaaccactgagccactcgggctgccccgagaaagacaattataacattttactcatatgtggaaaccaaacaaaggagcaaaacaaagaagcagaggggaatagaggaagggagggaaaaataaaacaagacgaaatcagaaagggaggcaaaccctaagagactcttaactctggaaaacaaactgagggctgctggaggggaggagggtgggggaacggggtcactgggtgatgggcatgaaggaggcaGTGGTGTGATCAGCACTGGCTGTTCTATACAACTGATGATTCACTGAcgtctacctctgaaaccaataatatgcgatgttaattgaatttaaaattaaaaaacaaaataaagggcagccccggtggctcagcggtttagtgcctactttcggcccagggcatgatcctggagacccgggatcgagtcccacgttgggttccctgcatggagcctgcttctccctctgcctgtgtctctgcctctctgtctctgtgtgtctcatgaataaataaataaaatacttaaataaaaaaaaatgaaatctcaaagaAAACCCTAAAATTTCATAAATGACTAGAATTATAAATTTGGCCTAGACAAACTTGACCTTCTCTTGTACCTATGGACccaagtccccccacccccaagtgcTTTAGATGGATGTATAGTACAGGGTATGGCCCACCAGGATGATCAGGGCCCCTCCTAAATAAGCCCCTGGGGATGCAGCCGGAACCAGCAGGGGACAAGTTTGTGGTACAATGGGGATGAAGCAGACCCCCAAGGCTGGCTTGGGAAGTCCAGGGGTTCACCAGGGTGACCTAGGGGTAGCTGGGCGGTGCAGGCTGGGCCAAGGACTGAGGAAAGTCCTCGCCTGCCCTGCTCCAAAAAGCCAGGGTCCAGGCCTTCCTGCTTCTGAGGGACGGGGGCCTAGGCGGGTGTCACTGCCCCAGTGCAGGGAGACCTCTGCCCCCATTTCCACACCAGGGTTGAGCTGTTGTGCGTACATATCCCTCCCTCCAGGCCCCTGGGACTGTCTGCTCTGCAGCCAGGAACACAGCAGCACTTCCAGGAACCCTGGCCAGGGTGGGGGTTGGaactccccctcctcccagccaggATGGATGAGAACCCCTGGTGTTTGCTGTGTCACTCCCATCGTGTCCCTCTGACCACACCTTAGTGGTGTGGTCACTTCAGGGTCCAAGGTCTGCCCATGGACTCTGGGTTTTCTCCTCTGGGGAACCCTCTAGCTCAACCTGGGGCCGTGTCCCCTcaccaccccctctccccacccctgctctcacTTGCCCCTTGCAGCACAGGCTGCCAGTGATGCTCACGGCCCACGTTGCACCAGGGTCCCATCCCTCTGGGTAACCAAAGGGCTTACTTAGGCCTTCTTTCCCACACCCCATGCACACTCCTGCCCCGCAGGCCCCCTTCCCAGGCTTCCTTGACAGCCTCGTTCTGTGCTTTCCCTACAGAACCACAGCCCACTAGCAGCATGTCCTTCTGGGATATAGTAGGCAACACAATAGGTCCACCCAGAGCCTTCAAACAAGGAGGCAGAGCGCCTGCTGAGCCGTCTGGCATTGGCAGGCAGAGGACCCAGggcccagcatggcagctggaCAAGCAGTGTGGGAAACTCTGCCTTCTGCCCCTGCATTCCAGGCCAGAGCCTGGCAGGAGGCATAAGCAGGTCCCCCAAAGAACTTAGTGGGCACATGGCCCAACATCACTTCCTATGAGCCACATCCACATCTGCCCAGGCCTGCAGACAGGTGGTCACAGAGCTTGAAGGTGTTTGGGACTGTCCTAAGTTGCTCATGGACCACCCTGAGCTTGAACAAGAACCGGACTTGACTCTGCAGAGAAACTGAGGGATCCCGCATGCACCACCAGCATGCCCTCTTTGTGCAACCAAAGAATGCTACCCGCCTCAGGGCGACTGCTGGCCTCCACCAGCCAGAGCCACCCCAAAGCAGTGGAGACTACCCACTGCGGCTTTAAGTTGTCCTGTGTGTCCCCTTAAAGCTCCCTCTCTGGGAAGGCCCCCCAGCAGCCCTCAGAAACCAGGCCCATGCCCAGAAAGGCTCATGTCCCCTTCTGAGCCTCCTCAAGGCCCGGCCATACCGAAGAGCCACAGACGTCTGCCATCCCAAGTACCCATTTCCACACCAGATGCCCTGCTCCTTGCGCAGCAAGGGCTCTGCTTTCTCTTGGGCTGAAGGCCTGCCCTGCGCACCAACGCCACACTCTTACAAAACACCCACACACCACTCCACAGATACACAAAAAGGGTTTTATTTgccagtgggtgggggtgggcaggaccCTAATCAAATAAGCCAAATCCCATGTCGTCGTCTGACTCCTCGGACTCctctttcttctcatctttcttttcctccgCTGTGGAAAAGAAGGGGGCAGTGAGTACAACCCTCACCCCTCACAAAGCCAGATGCCCGTGGAGACCCTGCCTCAGCCTCCACTTACCTGCGGCTGgggcagcaccagcagcaggaGCTGCAGACCCTGGGGCGGCAGACACGGCCACAGCCCCACCAGCAGGCACACTGGCCAACTTGCCAATACCTGTGGGAATCAGGAAGGTGAGACCAGGGAAGTGCTCGGCCTTAAGCCTACCTCAGGGGAGTGATGGCATGGTCTCCCCGATGTGCGGAAGCCCAC
Coding sequences within it:
- the RPLP2 gene encoding large ribosomal subunit protein P2 codes for the protein MRYVASYLLAALGGNTSPSAKDIKKILDSVGIEADDDRLNKVISELNGKNIEDVIAQGIGKLASVPAGGAVAVSAAPGSAAPAAGAAPAAAEEKKDEKKEESEESDDDMGFGLFD
- the PNPLA2 gene encoding patatin-like phospholipase domain-containing protein 2, translating into MFPREATWNISFAGCGFLGVYHIGVASCLREHAPFLVANATHIYGASAGALTATALVTGACLGEAGANIIAVSKEARKRFLGPLHPSFNLVKTIRSCLLKTLPADSHERASGRLGISLTRVSDGENVIISHFHSKDELIQANVCSTFIPVYCGLIPPSLQGVRYVDGGISDNLPLYELKNTITVSPFSGESDICPQDSSTNIHELRVTNTSIQFNLRNLYRLSKALFPPEPTVLREMCKQGYRDGLRFLRRNGLLNRPNPLLALPPAHPHAPKDEDVEDNQEATERALVNSHSQPALEDHILEHLPARLNEALLEACIEPKDLLSTFSNMLPVRLATAMMVPYTLPLESAVSFTIRLLEWLPDVPEDIRWMKEQTGSICQYLVMRAKRKLGSHLPSRLSEQMELRRTQSLPSVPLSCAAYSEALPSWMRNNLSLGDALAKWEECQRQLLLGLFCTNVAFPPDALRMPAGAGPAPRPSQLPPSSPPC